The nucleotide sequence ATCCCGTCCTCACACACTTGATTCATTTGGACATGTTATGAGACTAATCTCCTGACTAGACAAACCATGGTGTTTCTAATGTTTCTGTCATAAAGTGAGTTGTGAAAAAACACTCTGtctacttttttatttgttactgcaaaaacaaaagataaaaaaggaTACATTAAGAAAAAGATGGACTTCATGAAGGCCCTAACTAATTGAATCAAACCATTCATATCTTGATATTGTTCCACAATTTAATAGCGAATACTCTATCCATTACTATGCTATTCAACTATCACAGATACTTCTGATTGAAGGCGTGTCCGATGTCCTACGCatatgattacattcaattatatcattttcttaaattactaGTGGTGTCAACATGTCAGTGTCCGTGTTAGTGCTTCATAGCTCTATCAATTGATTTGAGTGGATTTTTATGTATCTGAAGTCAAATTTTGTGTATTGCATGAATAAGTGTAGTACAAGGACCAACTAAAACACAAAggttacaaaacaaaaaacataccCTTGAATCAATCAAATGGTTCCCTATTTTTCcaaagttttaaaatttgtaaGAAAGAccccaaaaccctaatttcataaatacATACATATGATTGCAAAATTACCCttaactaaaaatcaaaatattaaccTAACcaacaatttcaaattcacagaaaaaaaaaggtgaaataTACCTGATAGAGTATGAGAGGATTGGAAGTTTTGGTAGAAGAGATTTGAGATTCAGCCTGAAGAGGTTGTTCAGAAACAACAGCAAGTTGGGTTTTGGGGAAAGTCACAACGTTGGGTCCTTCCTGCAATTTTGGGATGATAGCTGTTGCTTTGTTCTTATCACCACCATCATCGTGTTGATGTTTTTTTGCTGGTAAGTTGAAAAAATGAGgaagttgaaaattgaaattgaagttagGGAAGAAAGGAATAAagggatttttgggtgattcTGAagcagaaaaagaagaagaagaagaagaagaagattcaactagttgttgttgttgagtagTAGTAATTTGGGTGGTGCTATTAGTCATTTTTGGGATTGATTTCTCTATGCAGCGGCGGAGATGACAATGGCGAGGGAAGGGAATTTGGTATTTGAATTGCTTTGTAACTTTAAATGATTTATATAGGTAGAGAGGGTAACTGCACAACCTCCACGCCACTCTCTCTCAATTTCTTCTATTCCATTCTacaagtttttcttttcttttaaatttattatattatttatttcatttttatatattctaaaataatatattattccaatcacatttataatatattatttttataaaataatatattattcaataaatgtACCTAGTTCTTGATAAAGttaacattttagatttattcaataaataacatgtcTGGTCTTTATTAAGAACTATATGCATCATTTACATGaacttaaaaattatattttctcttataaatgtgatcggaGGGAATATAATTTTGAGagtgtgtttggttcagcttCTACACATCTTAAAAACACTTTTCGTAGCTTCAAAAGTGAAAACTTGCAATTCCAACATCTTTGGTTCagcttctcaaaatcaattctcatctccaaaaatatttttcgaTGAAGCTACAATTCCTAACTTTTGAGTTAGCTATAATCATTTCtccaataaattttatattttgattattacaacctattattttcctttattgtcctttatcaattctccttctttttgttttgtatttagtttgatgaaccaaatttaatCAGAAAACTTAACGAACCAAATTAGCCCCCATAAAATATTTATGGCCATGAGTTACCAAGTTTTGGATTTTCCTTTACGGTGTTTCCTttcaaatttaatgtttttttttttttacctttcttttacgctaattttatcatttttgacaactaactctagtattatttaacttcaatatattttatcaaaaaatataaaatatatgaacaaatattatgtaaaataaaattggtctAATGatcgtatttattatttttttaaattaatatagaaaatttatttatttagaattaataatatatttacatttagTATTATTCTACATATACATTCAACTAATtccatttatttgtatttagctatgtccattttagtgattatacattcaaaatcaattttgatcaaaacaatccaaacaacattcagtTTGTTTTATCAATTCTGCATATTGTatctaaacataaatcaattctctcaaaatcaattctgtcagaatcaattctatcagaatcaattctgtcaaaGTCAATTATATCTAaagctgaaccaaacacacactctTTCAATCCAAAGTTTATATCATTACTTTTGATTTTTACATTTAAgtcaaatttttgaaatatttgttttaatcaTATTTAGTACATTATAGAATTCTCTCtcgtaaaattttaaatatgattttttatgttgttgcgtttagaatttcatatttaattcatgttttgttaattttttttttctacgagattattttaatattataaacattcATACAAAAACTGAAACATTTAAGGggctaaattttttaaatgatacaCATGAATTGACTTCTAAACGTAAATCAAAAGTGGTGATGTAACATTTTTGAGGCGACCAAGAGTAGTAGAAAATATTTAgggaactaaaatgaaaagttggaaTATTTGTATggacaaaatatttaattaaaaaaaaacaagaaaagtaatagattttttagtcttttatatatttcattaaaattttgaaattggaTAGCATTGTATTGATCATCTTTTAGtagtgattaatttttttaataatgatttgtaccaaagaaaaatttaataatgaaAATACGATTAATTTCCACTGAGTAACACACGGGAGGCAAAGATATTGCTTCCCCCACCTATTAGTTTCTTTCTATACACAAAAGAGGAAGAGCCAAGAACCTTTGCACTATAATCttgttattaaataaaaaaattaataaaaattctgCTGCCAATGGGAAGCGAATCAAAGAGATCAATTTAGTGTCTTCgtaaacttagctcagttggtatggacaatatataatatatacaaggtacGAGTTTCGAAccccaaccaaaaaaaaaaagagaccaATTTCGTATTTCATTGCTTTGCTACTTCAAATGAATTTGGTATTTAGGTAAGTGCACAACCACCGGGCCATTCTCTCTCAAATTCTTCTATATATTCTAAAACAATATCTAAGAACTCTAATCATATATTTAAGGTGTTCTAAAATTgataattataaatttgtttagTTTGAGTCACCTATTCATCAAATgtaaacattaattaattatctatcataaaagataaattagtaaaaaataatatcaatggtcaataaattttttatatgacatccaaattttttcttaaatattggTCTTATATTTAAGGACGAATGtagtattttatttctttccaaaaacatatttgttttgattgataGTATTATAAAGATATGTACTTTGGAAACCCAACCTAAAAACTTATTAGATATAGGCAACATAAACTCAATGCCTGCCTATAGATGAAGATTAGCTCCAATTGAGGTGATTATCAAGATACTAGTTAAAAAGTTAAGCTGCActtttttttatggttgaaaTCTAAACAGGCAGCATTAGCTTATACTTATTATGACGGGTGGAAACATCTGTTGAATTATATGGATGTGCTCATGTAATTTAGCTTTTTGGTTGGCCCTTTAATGGGTAGACActctttgtaattttgtaaattttggtGGTGTTTCCTCTTTGCGCATCTTATGCGATTGGTAACACTTTTGagtatatatatcattttgatttgttaaaaaaaaaaattgaagggaaaaaaataatactaacaaTTAACCAATAACATTTGTCACTAAAAAAAGACAGACAAATCATGTGTTTCAATATACGAACAAATACATATACCTTAATTTTCCACATAAACTACTTTATTTGTGTTCCTAAGGTCTAGCTTACCGTTCTGCTTTTGTCAAGAAAAAACTTACCATCTTGCTTAACTCTTTGGTGcatgtatgattgaattgttgaaaatgaacCAACCATTGTCGTGCAATGCAAAATTGACCTTCCCTTGTCACAGTGTCACACGTAACAGTTTGAGTGTAGGAAAACTTCATTCATAGGCATTGAAGATATACTCAATGCTGAAGATAAGTACAATGTCAGCAAGAGATTGGTTCTGCTTTTTCATTTTCCCTtctcaaatttatttgttttttttttttttttcattttcaaattcctttttttCCCATAATAATTATTAGCTTTATTTACTCTTTATCcggtttttgttattttagttTGGCTGTTTTATTATTGTaacatttattttgttcttaGCCTTAAAAGGCTTTTTCTCTATAGAGATTTGGCTTAGTGTCTTCAATTCTGCTATTCACCCATTACCTTTTGCTTGCTTCCAACCAAATTTCCCAAAATAcgcctgcgtgagttaactcacgtgaACATAACACCCgcttgagttaactcacgtaggaGTTAAACATGAAAAAACATTCTGcttaagttaactcacgctgagtATAACAcccgcgtgagttaactcacgcacggGTATTTTGGAAAGTTTGGTTGGGAGCGAGCAAAATGTGATGgaagaagagcagaattctagTGTCTTGTGTATCTCTTCTAAAAATTCAATTGaataaattgtatttttcatttaatcAAAAACCTACTAATAGCCATAAATAAGGAATTGGGAATAGATAACCTCATTGCCTATCTATATGCATACCCCTATGTATAAATGTCAGAATAATATTGGTGTGTATGGATTTGTGGTGAATTTGAAAGAACCATCCtttgtgattttgataaaaattacacttttgaACTTCAATAAAATCACAGTATGTCACGGTGATTTCGTCAAATTCATTGTGATTCCAAACAAGCATGGACATAAATATCAACCTATTGAACATAATATCTCACAGAATATAGCAGTTAACAGAATATAGGAAGAAGGAAACTTAGAAATGAATTGTGTATTGCTTCTCACTATATTGCCATGATAATTTTTACATATTCAGGAATCAGAAAATAAACTATACGTTTTAGCATCAAGAACTATTTGTCTAATTGATGCTATTCCCCCTATCACAACTAAAATTGAGGACCCTCCTCCAATCAATGTATTCACCCAATAGATTATGCCTTGTTTGGAAGGCTTGAAAGTTATATTGTAAAAAACCATTGGCAAAATGAAATCTAGAGGAATGAATGCAAATGCTCCAAACAATGCCATTATATCTGGAAAGAATGGCAACATTGCTGCAAAAAGTGTGGCTGCTGCTACTGATATTGACCTAGAGAGCACCCTTGGCACAACATTGCGCATTGAAAACTGTCCCTTCTTTGGATCTCCGAAAATTgattcaaataattcatttgtTGGTTGAAGATATACCTGCAATATAATCAAGTTATAATTATTCATCAGGAAAGtgaagcttatgaaaatagcttatatgaaaatagtttgactttcttttatcttttgtcaaaaacaTAGCTTATGCATAAGCGTTACATATAATAAGGTCTTAGGCTATAAGCGCTTAATGAAGTTATCTATACAAACATGACCTATGTCTATTATAAAAAAGGAACCTtgtttcataagctatcctacGAAGCTTTATTGAAATACGCTTAAGACAGTTTACCGACATAACAtaactattttcataaactcttCCAAACAAAAATACCTACACTTGTGTCATAAGTTAAGTCCAACTAGGCTATAAATAAGTTCTTCCAAACCGGCACCCGAATTTGAATTGCAAAATCGAAAATGTATATACGAAACAGTTTAGGCGTTCTTACCGCAGTCAATCCAAAGACTTGAAGAAGGATGAGTATATTAGTGGTCAAGAAAAACCATTTGGGAAGCAATAGTTTTGTCTCCCCAATGTAGTTAGCAAGAATTGTTGCACCAGATGCATTTCCAAATGCCCAATAACCAGAGATAGCAACACTGAAATATGTAGCTACTATAACAGAATAACACACACATAGTCCTTTGAACATTTTTCCCTTCACAGGAGGTGCCAAAGTTGCCTAAAAAATTGCACAAGAATTGTATTTAGTTAGTCACTTGACATGTGCATTTGATTATTCTAAACACACAAGGATATCAATTGATTCCTATTCTGTCACAACTAAATAATTGTGTTTGATTCTAGATATGcatgtttggttccacttttgGAGGAGTCAAAATCCATTCTagaggtgtagaattgattatgACATCTTGGAATGTTTtcgagtagaattgattttgcgtttaaaattgattctaacttgaagtTAGAATTTGGAGTTTTTGCCTCTTCAATTGATTTTTAGCTTTCACATTTACATGAATGTATCAAGACGTTAATCGCTTAACATTTAACTCACTTTTAGTCAGAATCGATTCATCAAAATAGTCATTTTTCACTGCAGAACCAAGCACACACAAAAGTGAGTCGAATGTAAagtgattttgatttgaatacATTCACTGAAAAATggtttgaacaataaatttgaagtTAAAAATTGATTGTAGAGGCAAAAGCTTTGAATTCTAGCTTCACATTAGAATCAGTTCTGAATGCAAAATCAGTTCTACTAGAGAACATCAGagaatgtcaaaatcaattctacatctttagaatcaattttgccTCTTcataaagtgaaaccaaacatatttgATTCCATTTAcaacattttttcaataaaaaaagactCACAAGATGCAAAACTAACCTGTATTTCTGGAATAATCCCACTAGCATATGTTGTAGCAATGATTGATATACCATTGAAGACACCAAACAGTTTATCTTCATGAGAACCTTTAACAGAATACTCTTTCGGCGGTGCATCTTTCGAGTGACCTGCATTGGATCATGCAATCAACACAATCAATTAAATGAATCACATTACATGTTTCTGTCACACATTGCCAATGCCAGTTTGTTTTTCTCTCCTTACCGACGTATATCGAACCGACAGTGAGAAATATTGAATAAATCACACAGAGAATCAGAGAAATCAGGTTAATGTGTCTCAAGGAGTGAAAAGATGGAAGCTGAGCCAAAAGCATAGTTACAACTCCACATATAATGATAAATTGGTAAAGCTTCATTGATCCTTCTGGATGGTAAAGTTGGTAAATGAACtgcaatggaagaagaaaaatgtagCATCTCAGTGAAACTATAGTATAAGAGTGTGGACAAATTTATAAACTTAAAAGAGAAAATGTAATGAACCTTTTAATGTTATTACCTTGAGACTCTTTCCTCCCACAAGAGGACCACCAATCACAGTCCCAAAGCATATGATAAATTGAAGAGGGCCTATATAGTATTTTGCCCATCTTGGTCCTgccacaacattttcaagcaaatTAGGAATGTTTCGATCCTTTGAAGCACGGACACCTCTGGAATTAGGTGTGTCGCCATGTCCGTGTCCAACAAACAAAGTAActcatcaatttagtctctgaaATTGTATATAGTAGGCAAGTTACTTAGTTACAAtctcaattttacaaaatgatTTCTTAAATTGAAAATTCTTAATTACATTAGTCTTTTTGAGCGAGTCGATTTAGTCTCTAAAATTGTTTTAGAAAGACTAACGCGATTAcgaattttcaatttcaacgaTCATTTCAGAAACTAAATTGTAACTTAAAGTGACTAAAGTGGTGATTCGCTTGGTTCAATCAGGAATATTGTGCTTATATCAACCACTTGTGCTAGACCTCAGCAGTGGTCCAATGATTAATAACAacaatgaaaaagaaagaaaagtactAAAAGGAAAGTGAATAGAAATTCACCTAAAATATCTCTAGCCATATCTCTGAATCTAAATTGGCGGCGGCCAAGTTGAGCATGATGTTCTAAGACAATAGATAAAAGATTATATGAATAAAATGTGATCACTCCTGCAAGGACCAACCAAATTACTCCTCCAAACCAACCCAGAAGAGTGAATGAAAATGGAAGTGTAAGAATCACTGGTCCCACAATAGA is from Medicago truncatula cultivar Jemalong A17 chromosome 1, MtrunA17r5.0-ANR, whole genome shotgun sequence and encodes:
- the LOC25485802 gene encoding uncharacterized protein isoform X1, producing the protein MTNSTTQITTTQQQQLVESSSSSSSSFSASESPKNPFIPFFPNFNFNFQLPHFFNLPAKKHQHDDGGDKNKATAIIPKLQEGPNVVTFPKTQLAVVSEQPLQAESQISSTKTSNPLILYQVYAVGAFFISRWIWARWNERKAQGRSSDEDGDGDGRGSQDNE
- the LOC25485803 gene encoding GABA transporter 1 — translated: MNHNTSSITENLIQQEIKMGTAAQSSSEIYTSDSEKGFAINHQSSTSPELDAGAKFVLVSKGSWLHCGYHLTTSIVGPVILTLPFSFTLLGWFGGVIWLVLAGVITFYSYNLLSIVLEHHAQLGRRQFRFRDMARDILGPRWAKYYIGPLQFIICFGTVIGGPLVGGKSLKFIYQLYHPEGSMKLYQFIIICGVVTMLLAQLPSFHSLRHINLISLILCVIYSIFLTVGSIYVGHSKDAPPKEYSVKGSHEDKLFGVFNGISIIATTYASGIIPEIQATLAPPVKGKMFKGLCVCYSVIVATYFSVAISGYWAFGNASGATILANYIGETKLLLPKWFFLTTNILILLQVFGLTAVYLQPTNELFESIFGDPKKGQFSMRNVVPRVLSRSISVAAATLFAAMLPFFPDIMALFGAFAFIPLDFILPMVFYNITFKPSKQGIIYWVNTLIGGGSSILVVIGGIASIRQIVLDAKTYSLFSDS